Proteins encoded in a region of the Cytobacillus pseudoceanisediminis genome:
- a CDS encoding VOC family protein, whose translation MINKIGKITVYVEDQEQAKDFWLSKMGFVLKLEQPMGPNAAWIEVGPSNDEFTTLVLYSKEAMEQQNPSAVAHPSILFSTSDIEAAYKQMKQNGVEVEDMLKMPFGTMFTFKDQDGNNYLLREDK comes from the coding sequence ATGATCAATAAAATTGGAAAAATCACAGTATACGTTGAGGACCAGGAACAGGCAAAGGATTTTTGGCTGAGTAAAATGGGATTTGTTTTAAAGCTCGAGCAGCCTATGGGACCAAATGCTGCCTGGATTGAAGTTGGGCCAAGCAATGATGAATTTACAACTTTAGTTCTTTATTCTAAGGAAGCCATGGAACAGCAAAACCCTTCTGCAGTTGCCCACCCATCCATTCTTTTCAGCACATCTGATATTGAAGCTGCCTATAAACAAATGAAACAAAATGGCGTGGAAGTTGAAGATATGTTAAAAATGCCTTTTGGAACTATGTTTACGTTTAAAGACCAGGATGGAAATAACTACTTATTGAGAGAGGATAAGTAA